The following proteins are encoded in a genomic region of Sorangiineae bacterium MSr12523:
- the leuS gene encoding leucine--tRNA ligase, protein MTDTYDPASIEPVWQRYWDEHATFRAERHPGKPKIYILDMFPYPSGAGLHVGHPEGYTATDITARYKRMQGFDVLHPMGWDAFGLPAEQHAIATGTHPRVTTLKNIQTFKRQLKSLGFSFDWAREIDSTSPEYVRWTQWLFLQLFKRGLASQEKIPVNWCAALGTVLANEEVIDGRSERGNHPVERLPLRQWLLKITAYADQLAEGLDTIDWPESTKAKQHHWIGRSEGALADFSVEGHANAKITIFTTRVDTLPGATYVVLAPEHPLVEELTVPAQREAVNAYVQAAKKKSDIERSDVTKKKTGVALGAYAINPINGDKVPIWIGDYVIGTYGTGAIMAVPGHDERDHAFALAYGLPIVQVVDPAPGSKDTVDVQKAAYTEDGVSHLLRSFVEIPNGVPSPEVRRRITDWLKSQGKGGPRVTYRLRDWVFSRQRYWGEPIPIYFPVETDGDPRQKDAVYTIRYDQPIAVDESELPLLLPELEDYRPGADPLGPLARVPEWRFFQKEGKWYARETNTMPQWAGSCWYYLRFLDPTNTEKLCSDEAYDAWMPVDLYVGGAEHSVLHLLYARFWHKAFYDLGIVKHPEPFSRLVHQGIILGTSYRYYRSTANPDQIYPGNATVVKDTDKGEIHLGDLSGEIVEEAWAKEDEVQAGHAAGAYVHKALGIEVVLVAEKMSKARGNVVNPDDIVRNHGADALRLYEMFMGPLEHMKPWQTSGIDGVRRFLERTWNVGHDAAKLSRDPADYDLETKRLVHKTIKKVTQDIESLRFNTAISAMMVLVRHLGGLPKTPHEAVKQLVLLVSPFAPHLGEELWKRLGATESLAYEPWPSFDEELVRDDVVEIGVQVNGKLRGTVQLAVDADEATARAAALSAPKVAMHLEGKTLRKLVYVRGKIINLIVG, encoded by the coding sequence ATGACCGATACGTACGATCCGGCGAGCATCGAGCCCGTGTGGCAGCGCTACTGGGACGAGCACGCCACCTTCCGCGCGGAACGCCACCCCGGAAAACCGAAAATCTATATCCTCGATATGTTCCCTTACCCGTCCGGTGCGGGCCTTCACGTCGGTCATCCCGAGGGCTACACGGCAACGGACATCACGGCCCGCTACAAGCGCATGCAGGGCTTCGATGTCCTTCACCCCATGGGTTGGGACGCGTTCGGCCTGCCCGCCGAACAGCACGCCATTGCCACGGGCACGCACCCGCGCGTGACCACGCTGAAGAACATCCAGACCTTCAAGCGGCAGCTCAAAAGCCTCGGTTTCTCCTTCGACTGGGCGCGCGAAATCGACAGCACCTCGCCCGAGTACGTCCGCTGGACGCAGTGGCTCTTCTTGCAGCTTTTCAAACGCGGTCTGGCGTCCCAGGAGAAGATCCCGGTCAATTGGTGCGCCGCGCTCGGCACCGTGCTGGCGAACGAAGAGGTCATCGACGGCCGCAGCGAACGCGGAAATCACCCTGTCGAGCGCCTGCCTCTGCGCCAGTGGCTCCTGAAGATCACGGCTTACGCCGATCAGTTGGCCGAAGGCCTGGACACCATCGACTGGCCCGAATCGACGAAGGCCAAGCAGCACCATTGGATCGGGCGCAGCGAAGGTGCACTCGCCGATTTCTCGGTCGAAGGTCATGCAAACGCGAAGATCACCATCTTCACCACGCGCGTCGACACGCTCCCGGGTGCGACCTACGTCGTGCTCGCGCCCGAGCATCCGCTGGTGGAGGAGCTGACGGTGCCGGCGCAGCGCGAGGCGGTGAACGCGTACGTGCAGGCCGCCAAGAAGAAGAGCGACATCGAGCGCTCCGACGTCACCAAGAAGAAGACGGGCGTCGCGCTCGGGGCGTATGCCATCAATCCGATCAATGGCGACAAGGTGCCTATTTGGATTGGCGACTACGTCATTGGCACCTACGGCACGGGGGCCATCATGGCCGTCCCGGGCCACGACGAGCGTGATCACGCGTTTGCCTTGGCCTACGGCCTGCCCATCGTGCAGGTGGTGGATCCCGCACCGGGTAGCAAGGACACGGTCGACGTGCAGAAGGCCGCGTACACCGAAGATGGCGTGTCGCATTTGCTTCGCTCGTTCGTGGAAATCCCCAACGGCGTGCCCAGCCCGGAAGTTCGCCGCCGCATCACCGATTGGTTGAAATCGCAAGGCAAGGGCGGCCCGCGCGTGACGTATCGGTTGCGCGACTGGGTGTTCTCGCGCCAGCGTTATTGGGGCGAGCCGATTCCGATTTACTTCCCGGTGGAGACGGATGGCGATCCCCGGCAGAAAGACGCGGTGTACACGATTCGCTACGACCAGCCGATCGCGGTCGACGAAAGCGAGCTACCTCTGCTCCTGCCCGAGCTCGAAGATTATCGACCCGGTGCCGATCCCTTGGGTCCGCTGGCCCGCGTTCCCGAGTGGCGCTTCTTCCAAAAGGAAGGAAAGTGGTACGCCCGCGAGACCAATACGATGCCGCAGTGGGCGGGCTCCTGTTGGTACTACCTGCGCTTCCTCGATCCGACCAACACCGAAAAGCTCTGCAGCGACGAAGCGTACGACGCGTGGATGCCGGTCGACCTCTACGTCGGCGGCGCCGAGCACAGCGTGCTTCACCTGCTGTACGCGCGCTTTTGGCACAAGGCCTTCTACGATCTTGGCATCGTGAAGCATCCGGAGCCGTTCTCGCGGCTGGTGCACCAGGGCATCATTTTGGGCACGTCGTACCGGTACTATCGGAGCACGGCGAACCCCGATCAGATTTACCCGGGCAACGCCACGGTGGTGAAGGACACCGACAAGGGTGAGATTCACCTGGGAGATCTGTCCGGCGAAATCGTCGAGGAGGCCTGGGCCAAGGAAGACGAAGTGCAGGCCGGTCACGCGGCCGGGGCGTACGTGCACAAGGCGCTCGGCATCGAGGTCGTCCTGGTCGCCGAAAAGATGAGCAAGGCGCGCGGCAACGTCGTCAACCCCGACGACATCGTGCGCAACCACGGCGCCGACGCACTGCGGTTGTACGAGATGTTCATGGGGCCGCTCGAGCACATGAAGCCGTGGCAAACCAGCGGCATCGACGGCGTGCGGCGCTTCCTCGAGCGCACCTGGAACGTGGGCCACGACGCCGCGAAGCTTTCGCGCGACCCCGCGGACTACGATTTGGAGACGAAGCGACTCGTCCACAAGACAATCAAGAAGGTGACCCAGGACATCGAGTCGCTCCGCTTCAACACCGCCATCAGCGCGATGATGGTCCTCGTGCGCCACCTGGGCGGCCTGCCGAAGACGCCGCACGAGGCGGTGAAGCAGCTCGTCCTGCTGGTGTCGCCGTTCGCGCCGCACCTGGGCGAGGAGCTTTGGAAGCGACTCGGCGCGACGGAATCGCTGGCCTACGAGCCGTGGCCGTCGTTCGACGAGGAGCTCGTGCGCGACGACGTCGTCGAGATTGGCGTTCAGGTCAACGGCAAGCTGCGCGGCACGGTGCAGTTGGCCGTGGACGCGGACGAGGCAACGGCGCGTGCGGCGGCGCTTTCGGCACCGAAGGTGGCGATGCACCTCGAAGGAAAGACCTTGCGCAAATTGGTCTACGTGCGCGGGAAGATCATCAATCTGATTGTCGGTTGA
- a CDS encoding DUF72 domain-containing protein, producing the protein MEKTITLGCAGFPVPATRYFKEFLFVEIQEVHVVSPGTGTIRRWRREAPEGFDFSVVAPRDIGQEGFRSGKVLESALKSLRDVSKELVASTAVFVAPPDFSSSRANKTMVKEFLGSIKRKFDRIVWEAPSSWDPDDAASLAEDAGAVAARDPLTQGLGEGSVAYYRLPGPAGHKSRYEDPAIERLADLARSAEHDDATYVFTNVDMFADAKRLKKALKLT; encoded by the coding sequence ATGGAAAAGACCATCACTCTGGGGTGCGCGGGCTTTCCGGTGCCGGCGACGCGGTACTTCAAGGAGTTCCTCTTCGTCGAAATCCAAGAGGTGCACGTCGTATCGCCCGGCACGGGCACCATTCGCCGCTGGCGCCGTGAGGCCCCGGAGGGCTTCGACTTCAGCGTCGTCGCGCCGCGCGACATCGGGCAAGAGGGGTTTCGCAGCGGCAAAGTCCTCGAAAGCGCGTTGAAGTCGCTCCGTGACGTGAGCAAAGAGCTGGTCGCCAGCACCGCCGTCTTCGTCGCCCCGCCCGATTTTTCGTCGAGCCGCGCGAACAAGACGATGGTCAAAGAGTTCCTCGGCAGCATCAAGCGCAAGTTCGATCGCATCGTGTGGGAGGCCCCCTCGTCGTGGGATCCCGATGACGCTGCGTCCCTCGCGGAAGACGCAGGCGCGGTCGCCGCGCGCGATCCGCTGACGCAGGGGCTTGGCGAAGGCTCCGTCGCGTATTACCGCCTCCCGGGCCCGGCGGGCCACAAGAGCCGTTACGAAGATCCTGCGATCGAGCGCCTGGCGGATCTTGCGCGCTCGGCCGAGCACGATGACGCGACGTACGTGTTCACCAACGTGGACATGTTCGCCGACGCAAAGCGTCTCAAAAAAGCGCTCAAGCTGACCTAG
- a CDS encoding aldehyde dehydrogenase family protein: protein MGAVAFEQREPNEQGAVGQGNGGPAAGGTIRSYAPGSGELLGEVPVMSPSEVLAVVERARKAQAAWGVLPVAERCERLLRLRDAIVDHAEDIVETITRECGKPRHEALTHEVTLIADFLTHYCRHAPQLLAPRPLDLHLLKHRKSYVHYAPRGVIGIISPWNYPFSIPMGDVVAALITGSAAVVKPSEVTPLTILKAKAIYNGTGLPEDLFGVVTGYGPTGQALIESGVHKVVFTGGVETGRRVAAACGARLVPCVMELGGKAPLIACADADLERTAHAIVYGGFSNAGQACISVERVYAHKDIYAKLLHRVKELTASLRIGDPSKDYVDVGAIIFPKQIEIAERHIEDALQKGAELVLGGQKRPGPGQFFEPTILANCTHEMTVMTQEIFGPIVPFARVSSEEEALSLANASHLGLNAYVFTKDRDRGCALAERIEAGSVVVNDVLINYGAIDTPFGGIKQSGFGRVHGDDALRDMAEARHVNYDRFSPPERDPLWFPYSAKSLGWLMRGFRLLFSGKGVVQRIGQIF, encoded by the coding sequence ATGGGCGCAGTCGCATTCGAGCAACGCGAGCCAAACGAGCAGGGTGCGGTTGGACAAGGCAACGGCGGCCCCGCCGCGGGGGGCACCATCCGAAGTTATGCGCCGGGCAGCGGTGAGCTGCTCGGCGAGGTGCCCGTCATGTCTCCGAGCGAGGTTCTCGCCGTCGTCGAACGCGCGCGCAAAGCGCAGGCCGCGTGGGGCGTTCTCCCCGTGGCCGAGCGCTGCGAGCGCCTTTTGCGCTTGCGCGACGCCATCGTCGACCACGCCGAGGACATCGTCGAGACGATCACCCGCGAATGCGGCAAGCCCCGCCACGAGGCACTGACCCACGAGGTCACCCTCATCGCCGATTTTCTCACGCACTACTGCCGCCACGCCCCGCAGCTGCTCGCACCACGCCCGCTCGATCTGCATCTGCTGAAGCACCGCAAGAGTTACGTGCATTATGCACCCCGCGGGGTCATCGGCATCATCTCGCCCTGGAATTACCCCTTCTCCATCCCCATGGGCGACGTCGTGGCCGCGCTCATCACCGGCAGCGCGGCGGTGGTGAAGCCCAGCGAGGTCACGCCGCTCACCATCCTCAAAGCGAAAGCCATCTACAACGGCACCGGCCTTCCCGAGGATCTCTTCGGGGTGGTCACCGGCTACGGCCCCACGGGCCAGGCGCTCATCGAATCGGGCGTGCACAAGGTCGTCTTCACCGGCGGCGTCGAGACCGGGCGTCGTGTGGCCGCGGCCTGTGGCGCGCGCCTCGTTCCGTGCGTCATGGAGCTCGGCGGCAAGGCGCCGCTCATCGCGTGCGCCGACGCGGATCTCGAGCGGACCGCGCACGCCATCGTCTATGGCGGCTTCTCCAACGCGGGCCAAGCGTGCATCTCCGTCGAGCGCGTGTACGCGCACAAGGACATCTACGCGAAGCTTCTGCACCGCGTGAAGGAGCTCACCGCGTCGCTGCGCATCGGAGATCCGTCGAAGGACTACGTCGACGTGGGCGCGATCATCTTCCCCAAACAAATCGAGATCGCCGAACGCCACATCGAGGACGCGCTGCAAAAAGGTGCGGAGCTCGTGCTGGGCGGTCAGAAGCGCCCCGGGCCGGGCCAATTTTTCGAGCCGACCATCCTGGCCAACTGCACGCACGAAATGACGGTCATGACGCAGGAGATCTTCGGCCCCATCGTGCCGTTTGCGCGCGTCTCCTCGGAGGAAGAGGCCCTGTCCCTGGCCAACGCCTCGCACCTCGGGCTCAATGCCTACGTCTTCACCAAGGACCGCGACCGCGGCTGCGCCCTCGCCGAGCGCATCGAGGCGGGCAGCGTCGTGGTCAATGACGTGCTCATTAACTATGGCGCCATCGACACGCCGTTCGGCGGCATCAAGCAATCGGGCTTCGGCCGCGTCCACGGGGACGACGCCCTGCGCGACATGGCCGAGGCGCGGCACGTGAACTACGACCGATTCTCACCGCCCGAGCGCGATCCGCTCTGGTTCCCCTATTCGGCCAAGAGCCTCGGCTGGTTGATGCGCGGCTTCCGCCTGCTCTTCTCGGGCAAAGGCGTCGTGCAGCGCATCGGGCAGATCTTCTAG
- a CDS encoding NUDIX hydrolase gives MNFSPLGILPKGALKVIYEVARHLLRRPVVGIVIAAHTRDGRWLLIRRADTGTWAMPGGTLEWGETLSSTMVRELLEETGVREPVFERLVGVFSRPDRDIRFHAVNVLVRCEIEPPETSKTSQTSQTSEVNPLEIREVRLFREDDVPRPLAMGLDDLFDLARQAGSKDAILE, from the coding sequence ATGAATTTCTCTCCGCTCGGGATTCTGCCCAAAGGCGCATTGAAGGTGATCTACGAGGTGGCGCGGCATCTGCTGCGGCGCCCTGTGGTGGGCATCGTCATTGCGGCGCACACACGCGATGGGCGATGGTTGCTCATCCGTCGCGCGGACACGGGAACGTGGGCGATGCCCGGGGGCACGTTGGAGTGGGGCGAGACCTTGAGCAGCACCATGGTGCGCGAGCTGCTCGAGGAGACGGGGGTGCGCGAGCCCGTGTTCGAGCGGCTCGTGGGCGTCTTCTCGCGACCCGATCGCGATATCCGCTTTCACGCCGTGAACGTGCTGGTCCGCTGCGAGATCGAGCCGCCCGAGACCAGCAAGACCAGCCAGACCAGCCAGACCAGCGAAGTGAACCCGCTCGAGATCCGCGAAGTGCGGCTTTTCCGCGAGGACGACGTGCCGCGGCCTCTGGCGATGGGCCTGGATGATCTGTTCGACCTGGCGCGGCAAGCCGGTTCGAAGGACGCCATTCTGGAGTAA
- a CDS encoding GTPase domain-containing protein, translated as MASLNPLTQELVFKIVFYGPGLGGKTTTLQHIHSASAPDKRGKLVSLATPTDRTLYFDFLPLRLQKIRNMTVRLQLFTVPGQVYYSATRKLVLTGADGIVFVADSQTARLDANQESLEDLNANLADHGRALSQLPHTFQWNKRDLSEVVSEDELDRRFNLFSAPSIGTSATRGDGVFEGLEQITKLTMETYRAELPNRREIIMLLDEETSGIADAIRGLAESPRPKPVEAPPARREKSPLVAAMAAASAQQAQQAQQAGPGQGAQAAHALARAPDSAGGSRARPDGSQSGSYLVPTVSPSSQGGTSFSMAELWPEVDRDAVRKCEHLLAAHDTLGAIMACDVLLSRVLAFAAGLCGSADAPRDPALVCLLLGLDGRRYVKFRALVRAARQSDEVIFREALECFSFVVEARRNATGLAASVL; from the coding sequence ATGGCCTCGCTCAATCCGCTAACTCAGGAGCTCGTTTTCAAGATCGTCTTCTACGGCCCCGGGCTCGGCGGGAAGACGACGACGCTCCAACATATCCATTCAGCCTCCGCGCCCGACAAACGCGGCAAGCTGGTGTCGCTCGCAACACCAACGGATCGGACGCTCTACTTCGATTTTCTGCCGCTGCGTCTCCAGAAGATCCGCAACATGACGGTGCGGCTTCAACTTTTTACGGTGCCGGGCCAGGTCTATTACAGCGCGACTCGGAAGCTCGTGCTCACCGGCGCCGATGGCATCGTGTTCGTGGCGGACTCGCAAACCGCGCGGCTCGATGCGAACCAGGAGTCGCTCGAGGATCTGAACGCGAACCTCGCCGACCACGGGCGCGCGCTCTCGCAGCTGCCGCACACGTTCCAATGGAACAAGCGTGACTTGAGCGAGGTGGTTTCCGAGGACGAGCTGGATCGGCGCTTCAACCTGTTCAGCGCCCCGTCGATTGGGACGAGTGCGACGCGCGGGGATGGCGTCTTCGAGGGGCTCGAGCAGATCACCAAGCTGACGATGGAGACGTACCGCGCGGAGCTGCCGAACCGGCGCGAGATCATCATGCTGCTCGACGAGGAAACCTCGGGCATCGCCGATGCGATCCGCGGGCTCGCCGAATCGCCGCGACCGAAGCCGGTGGAGGCGCCTCCGGCGCGGCGGGAGAAGTCGCCGCTGGTGGCCGCCATGGCCGCGGCTTCCGCGCAACAAGCGCAGCAGGCGCAACAAGCGGGACCAGGGCAGGGCGCGCAGGCGGCGCATGCCTTGGCGCGCGCGCCGGATTCGGCCGGGGGATCGCGTGCGCGGCCCGATGGCTCGCAGAGCGGCTCGTACCTCGTGCCGACGGTGTCGCCGTCCTCGCAGGGTGGGACGTCGTTCAGCATGGCCGAGCTCTGGCCCGAGGTGGATCGCGATGCGGTCCGCAAGTGCGAGCATCTTTTGGCCGCGCACGACACCTTGGGGGCGATCATGGCCTGCGACGTGCTGCTCTCGCGGGTGCTCGCCTTTGCCGCGGGCCTCTGTGGCTCGGCGGATGCGCCGCGCGATCCTGCGCTCGTGTGCCTCTTGCTCGGCCTCGACGGCCGGCGGTACGTGAAGTTCCGCGCCTTGGTGCGCGCGGCGCGCCAGAGCGACGAAGTGATCTTCCGAGAGGCCCTCGAGTGCTTCTCCTTCGTCGTCGAGGCCCGCCGCAACGCCACCGGGCTTGCGGCGAGCGTGCTCTAG
- the glgP gene encoding alpha-glucan family phosphorylase: protein MPTLRRYTVLPRLPAPLERLRDIAYNLWWSWSPVARSLFVRIDPDLYDEVYGNPIELLSRASQQKLDELATDDAFLSHLEAAWTTFNAYMSREGWFKKTYPNAKDARIAYFSMEYGLHQSLPIYSGGLGVLAGDHLKTASDLGLPLVGVGLAYAEGYFRQVLNDDGWQGERYPINDWTRLPVLPVHGPDGKRLIIRVAYPDRTVLAQLWRVQVGRVPLFLLDANLEENAKVDRAITGPLYGGDQEFRVRQEIMLGIGGVHALEAMGMSPTACHMNEGHSAFLALERIGRLMRERGASFAVACEANSAASIFTTHTPVPAGNDVFQPELVRRYLEPYRAALNISEEQLLGLGRSDPRDAKSPFSMPVLAIRSADHYNGVSALHGEVSRKMYKTLWPELPEHEVPIGSVTNGVHIASWISAEHGELYTRYLGPRWADEVDDPAFWARAQNIPDAELWQVHEHRRHRLVQLCRHWRRVAAERRQLTPDEIERAQQVLDPRALTIGFARRFATYKRATLLFSDMARVKRLLGDPDRPVQLVFAGKAHPQDKGGKELIRSIVHASRDPELARRVVFIEDYDMRIARAMVAGVDVWLNTPRRPHEASGTSGMKAAANGALNCSVLDGWWAEAWARHGSEVGWAIGRGEEYEDGAGDALEAEVLYDLLERDVVPLFFDRTPHDQLPRAWIRRMKNSISKLIPEFNTARMVREYTDTFYVPAITLSKRLREGNLAEAERLTTWKEKVRAAWPHVAIQSVNVRSKEQLYVGEPLDVEALVHLGSLTPDDVVVELYHGQVAAGQDLPRGDVVPMKLVSRTEHGHLYRGSIPTKDSGSHAFAARVMPHNPILTHPYETNLVRWG, encoded by the coding sequence ATGCCGACGCTTCGTCGATACACGGTCCTTCCGCGCCTCCCCGCACCTCTCGAGCGATTGCGCGACATTGCGTACAACCTCTGGTGGTCGTGGTCGCCCGTCGCACGTTCTCTCTTCGTACGAATCGATCCCGATCTTTATGACGAAGTTTACGGCAATCCGATTGAACTTTTGTCGCGCGCCTCGCAACAGAAGCTCGACGAACTCGCCACCGACGATGCGTTTCTAAGCCACCTCGAGGCCGCGTGGACCACGTTCAACGCGTACATGTCGCGCGAGGGATGGTTCAAGAAGACGTACCCCAACGCGAAGGATGCGCGCATCGCCTACTTCTCCATGGAGTACGGCCTCCATCAGAGCCTACCCATCTACTCGGGTGGTTTGGGCGTGCTCGCCGGCGATCACCTGAAGACGGCCAGCGATCTCGGGCTTCCGCTCGTCGGCGTGGGCCTCGCGTACGCCGAGGGCTACTTCCGCCAGGTGCTCAACGACGACGGTTGGCAGGGCGAGCGCTACCCCATCAACGATTGGACGCGCCTTCCCGTTTTGCCGGTCCATGGCCCCGACGGCAAGCGCCTCATCATCCGCGTCGCCTACCCCGATCGCACCGTGCTCGCGCAACTCTGGCGCGTGCAGGTCGGCCGCGTTCCGCTGTTCTTGCTCGACGCGAACCTCGAGGAGAACGCCAAGGTCGACCGCGCCATCACCGGCCCGCTCTACGGCGGCGACCAGGAGTTCCGCGTGCGCCAGGAGATCATGCTCGGCATCGGCGGCGTGCATGCCCTCGAGGCCATGGGCATGAGCCCCACGGCCTGCCACATGAACGAGGGCCACTCCGCCTTCCTCGCCCTCGAGCGCATTGGTCGCTTGATGCGCGAACGCGGTGCCAGCTTCGCCGTGGCGTGCGAGGCGAATTCCGCGGCGAGCATTTTCACCACGCACACCCCCGTTCCCGCGGGCAACGACGTTTTCCAGCCGGAGCTGGTGCGGCGTTACCTCGAGCCGTACCGCGCGGCGCTCAACATCAGCGAGGAGCAGCTGCTCGGCCTCGGGCGCTCCGATCCGCGCGATGCGAAAAGCCCCTTCTCGATGCCGGTGCTCGCGATCCGCTCGGCCGACCATTACAACGGCGTGAGCGCGCTGCACGGTGAGGTGTCGCGCAAGATGTACAAGACGCTCTGGCCGGAGCTGCCCGAGCACGAGGTGCCCATCGGGTCGGTGACCAACGGCGTGCACATCGCGTCGTGGATCAGCGCCGAACACGGCGAGCTTTACACGCGCTACCTCGGCCCGCGCTGGGCCGACGAGGTGGACGATCCGGCCTTTTGGGCGCGCGCGCAGAACATCCCCGACGCGGAGCTGTGGCAGGTGCACGAGCACCGCCGCCATCGCCTGGTGCAACTCTGCCGGCATTGGCGCCGGGTCGCGGCCGAGCGCCGGCAGCTCACGCCGGACGAAATCGAGCGCGCCCAGCAGGTGCTCGACCCGCGCGCGCTGACCATCGGCTTCGCGCGCCGCTTCGCCACGTACAAGCGCGCCACCTTGCTCTTCAGCGACATGGCCCGCGTGAAGCGCCTGCTCGGCGATCCCGATCGGCCCGTGCAGCTCGTCTTCGCCGGCAAGGCGCACCCGCAGGACAAAGGCGGCAAGGAGCTCATTCGATCCATCGTGCACGCCAGCCGCGATCCGGAGCTCGCCCGCAGGGTCGTGTTCATCGAGGACTACGACATGCGCATTGCGCGCGCGATGGTCGCCGGCGTCGACGTGTGGCTCAACACCCCGCGGCGCCCGCACGAGGCCAGCGGCACCAGCGGGATGAAGGCGGCCGCCAACGGCGCGCTCAATTGCAGCGTGCTCGATGGCTGGTGGGCCGAGGCATGGGCGCGCCATGGCAGCGAGGTGGGCTGGGCCATCGGCCGCGGCGAGGAATACGAGGACGGCGCAGGCGATGCGCTCGAGGCCGAGGTGCTCTACGATCTGCTCGAACGCGACGTGGTGCCCCTCTTCTTCGACCGCACCCCGCACGACCAACTGCCGCGCGCCTGGATCCGCCGGATGAAGAACTCCATCTCCAAGTTGATCCCGGAGTTCAACACCGCGCGCATGGTGCGCGAGTACACGGACACCTTCTACGTGCCGGCCATCACCTTGTCCAAACGGCTGCGCGAGGGCAACCTGGCGGAGGCCGAGCGCCTCACCACGTGGAAGGAGAAGGTGCGCGCCGCCTGGCCGCACGTGGCCATTCAGTCGGTGAACGTGCGCTCCAAGGAGCAGCTCTACGTGGGCGAGCCCCTCGACGTCGAGGCGTTGGTCCACCTCGGCAGCCTCACCCCCGACGACGTGGTGGTCGAGCTGTACCACGGGCAAGTTGCCGCCGGCCAAGACCTACCGCGCGGCGATGTCGTGCCGATGAAGCTGGTGTCCCGCACGGAGCACGGGCATCTCTACCGCGGTTCCATCCCGACCAAGGACAGCGGTTCGCACGCCTTCGCGGCGCGGGTGATGCCGCACAATCCGATTTTGACGCACCCCTACGAAACCAACCTCGTTCGCTGGGGCTGA
- a CDS encoding ribonuclease H-like domain-containing protein, with amino-acid sequence MSLRSKLSRLSDLAGETPALLKSEKSEPATPLAPTLEHLRAKMNAILERSGIEKPPAPRPVDTDDLPFASIETDLGLLHVRTFRLSPAHRTGRAPLLPARDASTELLALLALDPSLQACQLGGALYLDTETTGLSGGTGTVAFLVGLAFWEGGDLVVEQLLVRELGEEAPMLERVAMRLRKATMIVTFNGKAFDMPLLRTRFVMNRIEAPEGLPHLDLLHVARRLHKPRGITCRLTNIEREILGFERDNDVDSADVSACYFHFLRTGDGSALRRVVEHNSWDVVSMAALVGLYGEPLEGSQLDPEDLIGVARTLKRAGAMDGAAAAAETAVQRGAGHESIRVRAEIAKARGDRARALRDYAELAEKIDCDRVRLELAKLYEHYVKEPARALALVEQGTAESEPSRRHRAARLTRKARDQGLGVRDQGRGTGSLFRGLP; translated from the coding sequence GTGTCACTGCGTTCCAAGTTGAGTCGGTTGTCCGATCTCGCCGGCGAGACGCCCGCGCTCCTCAAGAGCGAAAAGAGCGAACCGGCCACGCCGCTCGCGCCGACGCTCGAGCACCTGCGGGCGAAGATGAACGCCATTCTGGAGCGCAGCGGGATCGAGAAACCTCCTGCACCGCGCCCTGTCGACACCGACGATCTGCCCTTCGCGAGCATCGAGACCGATTTGGGCTTGCTGCACGTGCGCACCTTCCGCCTTTCGCCCGCGCACCGCACGGGCCGGGCGCCGCTGCTTCCTGCGCGGGATGCCAGCACCGAGCTGCTCGCGTTGCTCGCGCTCGATCCGTCGCTCCAAGCTTGCCAGCTGGGCGGCGCACTGTACCTGGACACCGAGACCACGGGCCTCAGCGGCGGAACCGGCACCGTGGCGTTCCTCGTGGGATTGGCCTTTTGGGAAGGCGGCGACCTCGTGGTGGAGCAACTCCTCGTGCGCGAGCTCGGGGAGGAAGCGCCCATGCTCGAACGTGTGGCCATGCGGCTGCGCAAGGCGACCATGATTGTCACCTTCAACGGCAAGGCCTTCGACATGCCGCTCTTGCGCACGCGCTTCGTCATGAACCGCATCGAGGCGCCGGAAGGGCTGCCGCACCTCGATTTGCTGCACGTGGCACGGAGGCTCCACAAGCCACGGGGCATCACCTGCCGATTGACCAACATCGAGCGCGAGATCCTCGGCTTCGAGCGCGACAACGACGTGGACTCGGCCGACGTGAGCGCCTGCTACTTCCATTTCCTCCGCACCGGCGACGGCAGCGCCCTGCGCCGGGTGGTCGAGCACAATTCATGGGACGTCGTCTCGATGGCCGCGCTGGTCGGCCTCTACGGGGAGCCGCTCGAGGGCTCGCAGCTCGATCCGGAGGACCTGATCGGCGTGGCGCGCACCCTCAAGCGTGCGGGGGCCATGGATGGCGCGGCGGCGGCAGCGGAGACGGCGGTACAGCGCGGGGCGGGGCACGAGTCCATCCGCGTGCGGGCGGAGATCGCCAAGGCCCGCGGTGACCGGGCGCGGGCGCTGCGCGATTATGCGGAACTGGCCGAGAAAATCGATTGCGATCGCGTCCGGCTGGAGCTGGCCAAGCTGTACGAGCACTACGTCAAGGAGCCGGCACGGGCGCTCGCCCTGGTCGAGCAAGGTACCGCCGAATCGGAGCCTTCGCGAAGGCACCGCGCCGCGCGCCTCACGCGAAAAGCGAGGGATCAGGGGTTAGGGGTTAGGGATCAGGGAAGAGGGACGGGGAGCCTTTTTCGGGGTCTTCCCTAA